Proteins encoded by one window of Plasmodium falciparum 3D7 genome assembly, chromosome: 4:
- a CDS encoding flap endonuclease 1 encodes MGIKGLTKFIADAAPNAIKEIKIESLMGRIIAIDASMSLYQFIIAIRDSEQYGNLTNESGETTSHISGLMSRSIRLMENGLKPIYVFDGAPPELKGSELEKRGEKRQKAEELLKKAKEEGNLEEIKKQSGRTVRVTRKQNEEAKKLLTLMGIPIIEAPCEAESQCAFLTKYNLAHATATEDADALVFGTKILIRNLNANATSNQNKNKNNSKRGYILTEINLEQVLKGLNLTMDEFIDFCILCGCDYCDTIKGIGSKTAYNLIKEYNCIEKIIENIDQNKYQVPSNFRFQEARKSFINPNVLPKEDIKIDWNEPQIEELKHFLIKDYNFNELRVTNYINRLLKARKVTTQRRLDNFFTACTKKSTKLIVEETKKEQTLPARKGKKRPTAGDKNKQKAVKRKIEQANANGHHKMKEENKSVDNEKNEDGIKSVDNEKNEDGIKSVDDEKNLDDEKNLDDEKNKDDEKNKDDEKNKDDEKNKDDEKNKDDEKKSLDNFSSNLFDSDKESESGNIIKNEKQNMDDEKINDNLPSLFGDHSRIRHTENKDNISDINNNNNNNNSSSNNNNISNNHFNSVSSNSTFNSSTKLKSEDTLKSNSPLKEDSPNSYNNIKNNNHTININSQINNHKEPISNNNLNNINNSTEIKKKNTLFLLPFCPKDVTNVKKKKYTQRC; translated from the coding sequence ATGGGAATCAAAGGATTGACTAAATTCATCGCGGATGCCGCTCCGAATGCAATAAAAGAGATAAAAATAGAAAGTTTGATGGGACGGATTATTGCCATCGATGCTTCTATGTCCTTATATCAATTTATCATAGCTATTAGAGATTCTGAACAATATGGTAATTTAACAAATGAGTCAGGAGAAACGACTTCACATATTTCTGGGTTAATGTCTAGGAGTATACGTTTAATGGAAAATGGACTGAAACCCATTTATGTTTTTGATGGCGCGCCCCCTGAATTAAAAGGTTCCGAATTAGAAAAAAGAGGAGAGAAAAGACAGAAAGCTGAAgagttattaaaaaaagcaAAAGAAGAAGGTAAtttagaagaaataaaaaagcaGAGTGGTCGAACAGTACGTGTCAcaagaaaacaaaatgaagaagCAAAGAAATTATTAACTTTGATGGGAATACCTATTATAGAAGCTCCGTGTGAAGCTGAATCGCAGTGTGCttttttaacaaaatataatttagcTCATGCAACAGCTACCGAAGATGCTGATGCTTTAGTTTTTGgtacaaaaatattaataagaaaTTTAAATGCAAATGCAACATccaatcaaaataaaaataaaaataatagtaagAGAGGTTATATATTAACCGAAATAAATTTAGAACAAGTTTTAAAAGGTTTAAATTTAACTATGGATGAATTTATTGATTTCTGTATATTATGTGGTTGTGATTATTGTGATACCATAAAAGGTATTGGATCAAAAACAGCTTATAAtcttataaaagaatataattgtattgaaaaaattatagaaaatattgatcaaaataaatatcaagTTCCATCCAATTTTAGATTTCAAGAAGCTAGAAAATCATTTATAAATCCAAACGTCTTACCAAAAGAAGATATTAAAATTGATTGGAACGAACCACAAATCGAAGAATTAAAACATTTCCTAATTAaagattataattttaatgaacTCAGAGTTAccaattatattaatagatTATTAAAAGCTAGAAAAGTTACAACACAGAGGAGATTAGATAATTTCTTTACTGCATGTACAAAGAAAAGTACTAAATTAATAGTTGAGGAAACCAAGAAGGAACAAACTCTCCCTGCACGTAAGGGGAAAAAGAGACCTACCGCCGGTGATAAAAATAAGCAAAAGGCTGTCAAGAGAAAAATCGAACAAGCTAATGCAAATGGGCATCATAAAATGAAGGAGGAAAATAAAAGTGTGGATAACGAAAAAAATGAGGATGGCATAAAAAGTGTGGATAACGAAAAAAATGAGGATGGCATAAAAAGTGTGGATGACGAAAAAAATTtggatgatgaaaaaaatctggatgatgaaaaaaacaaagatgatgaaaaaaacaaagatgatgaaaaaaacaaagatgatgaaaaaaacaaagatgatgaaaaaaacaaagatgatgaaaaaaaaagtttggATAATTTCTCTTCAAACCTTTTTGACAGTGATAAAGAATCCGAATCaggtaatattataaaaaatgaaaaacaaaatatggatgatgaaaaaataaatgataatctACCATCCTTATTTGGTGACCATTCACGAATTCGTCACACCGAAAATAAGGACAACATAagtgatattaataataataataataataataatagtagtagtaataataataatattagtaataaCCATTTTAATAGTGTAAGTAGTAATAGCACATTTAATAGTAGCACTAAATTAAAAAGCGAGGACACCCTTAAGAGTAATTCACCTCTAAAGGAAGATTCGCCAaatagttataataatattaaaaataataaccatACAATTAATATTAACAGTCAAATTAATAATCATAAAGAACCTATATCTAATAATaacttaaataatataaataactctaccgaaattaaaaaaaaaaatactttatttttattaccttTTTGTCCAAAGGATGTTACTAatgtaaagaaaaagaaatatactcAAAGATGCTGA
- a CDS encoding sporozoite invasion-associated protein 1, with protein MEGFVALLSFLVVLVFNKTIGYNIKSGNTSNNIKYVNVLDNDRDINTHSVLPEVENVIERKDIYRQINFMETFVSSNNMMHDREKHTSNDSGSYEITGIVDGMKIGHPISVALGSQYSNYFDYLQIVHLDYTNSRFSFTVGEGKYYLRTYGSTYMTPSAIKIKVPCEKCKFINSEYSGIIKIIPYETNNNLFIYNWVLQTSSPLALENINTVFSDEADLIHGNSLSEEFKIDSSAAATSLNTFYGIVLHGIWSSEYAERLLTVISEFPDCVKMSAHDKNARSKQRKNQKWILVNEDLGSFDMKMEVCEEVNCDYSAIIHVSKHAFEYSKKLVHNRGRNGRYYSRRVEKILIRALLSLDFSLFITYFQQKHGVTLLDPQYDYELITNMSGYSSNNYQSWNHNLEELVELATSWDEYPKGLQKVQGLSYLLRRKNGTKHPVYPTAPAVAFPAGSQNNSFIEFMESAFVNYVDISHLVIHEVAHFIWVNTVSKELKEKWIQIGQWYKEPLSPSEWATKLEVEFVSAYAHDKNPAEDFAESMATYVLNSKLLNSRSFDKFKWIQDNLFGGGFYITTGTHKFDVINLGNEVYYFPGKVTRVRAKVLGSPTEDKLVKIYISLLSSDGSEGCAKHGYARIFSEQQTFRDLYFHTEDRSPCSHKLYGEFTMNKHESRGRWTAESMIFTGENNIERYVGLGSFHFYLYVNNQNEDVEKPIPLLDSISIYTHNATETNDALLRLHVMVLENELIKEHGGPYASFAAHENKSYSYESRTYKMYPPEFNTLMLKADYFIRDINTRGFREVNMDSCKSYTNMDTRNLKCFQVLNPVTIPKYCIGSTYFLRQVSIEDIAGNLETVNISSDKYSARLHPIGVRDKQKPVVSNVRVSSKPANEYHDGETIVSLSFNVHDNLSGVYYIFVYLRDPHGGKHRSDIDRASLPTGTENKQINHKILLPKGSMGGTWMLEEIKAVDSCKNESRNIYTHSVYVQND; from the coding sequence atggAAGGCTTTGTTGCTTTGCTGTCTTTTCTGGTGGTGTTGGTTTTTAATAAAACTATAggatataacataaaatctGGGAACacatcaaataatataaaatatgtaaatgtgTTAGATAATGATAGAGATATAAATACACATAGTGTATTACCCGAAGTAGAAAATGTGATAGAGAGAAAGGATATTTATAgacaaataaattttatggaAACGTTTGTATctagtaataatatgatgCACGATAGAGAGAAACATACATCTAATGATTCAGGTTCTTATGAAATTACAGGTATAGTTGATGGTATGAAAATAGGACATCCGATATCGGTTGCTTTAGGTTCTCAATATTctaattattttgattatttacAAATAGTACATTTAGATTACACAAATTCACGTTTTAGTTTTACTGTTGGTGAaggtaaatattatttacgTACTTATGGAAGTACTTATATGACACCTAGTgctataaaaattaaagtaCCTTGtgaaaaatgtaaatttataaattctgAATATAGTGgtatcataaaaattattccATATGAAACTAATAAtaacttatttatttataattggGTATTACAAACATCATCACCATTAGctttagaaaatataaatacagtATTTAGTGATGAAGCAGATTTAATTCATGGAAATAGTTTATCAGAGGAATTTAAAATAGATTCGTCAGCTGCAGCTACATCTTTAAATACATTTTATGGAATTGTATTACATGGTATATGGAGCTCTGAATATGCCGAAAGATTATTAACCGTTATTTCTGAATTTCCAGATTGTGTAAAAATGTCTGCTCATGATAAAAATGCTAGATCGaaacaaagaaaaaatcaAAAGTGGATTCTAGTTAATGAAGATTTAGGATCTTTTGATATGAAAATGGAAGTATGTGAAGAAGTTAATTGTGATTATTCTGCCATAATTCATGTTTCTAAACATGCTTTTGAATATTCTAAAAAGCTTGTTCATAACAGAGGTCGTAATGGAAGATACTATTCAAGAAGAGttgaaaaaattttaataagagCTCTTTTATCATTagatttttctttatttattacgTATTTTCAACAGAAACATGGTGTTACCTTATTAGATCCACAATATGATTATGAATTGATAACAAATATGTCTGGTTATTCATCTAATAATTATCAATCTTGGAATCATAATTTGGAAGAACTTGTCGAATTAGCTACTTCATGGGATGAATATCCAAAAGGACTTCAAAAAGTACAAggtttatcatatttattaagaagaaaaaatggTACTAAACATCCAGTATATCCAACAGCACCAGCTGTAGCTTTTCCTGCTGGATCtcaaaataattcatttattgAATTTATGGAATCAGCATTTGTAAATTATGTAGATATATCACATCTAGTTATTCATGAAGTGGCACATTTTATATGGGTTAATACCGTttcaaaagaattaaaagaaaaatggatTCAAATCGGACAATGGTATAAAGAACCTTTATCACCTAGTGAATGGGCTACAAAATTAGAAGTAGAATTTGTCTCAGCATATGCTCATGATAAAAATCCTGCAGAAGATTTTGCAGAATCTATGGCTACATATGTTTTAAATtcgaaattattaaattctaGATCTTTTGATAAATTCAAATGGATTCAAGATAACTTATTTGGTGGTGGATTTTATATTACAACTGGTACCCACAAATTTGATGTTATTAATTTAGGTAATGAAGTATATTATTTCCCTGGAAAAGTTACAAGAGTACGTGCAAAGGTTCTAGGAAGTCCGACTGAAGATAAATtagttaaaatatatatttctttattatctaGTGATGGTTCTGAAGGTTGTGCTAAACATGGTTATGCAAGAATATTTTCAGAACAACAAACTTTTAgagatttatattttcatacaGAAGATAGATCACCATGTAGTCATAAATTATATGGAGAATTTACTATGAATAAACATGAAAGTAGAGGTAGATGGACAGCTGAATCTATGATATTTACaggagaaaataatatagaaagaTATGTTGGTTTAGGATCcttccatttttatttatatgttaataatcaaaatgaagATGTAGAAAAACCAATTCCACTTTTAGATTCTATATCTATCTATACTCATAATGCTACAGAAACAAATGATGCTCTATTAAGATTACATGTGATGGTTTTagaaaatgaattaataaaagaacATGGTGGACCTTATGCTAGTTTTGCTGCTCATGAAAATAAAAGCTACTCATATGAAAGTCgtacatataaaatgtatCCACCTGAATTTAATACATTAATGTTAAAAGCAGATTATTTTATAAGAGATATAAATACACGAGGATTTAGAGAAGTAAATATGGATTCATGTAAATCATATACAAATATGGATACAAGAAATTTAAAATGTTTTCAAGTCTTAAATCCAGTTACTATTCCAAAATATTGCATAGGAAGCACATATTTCTTAAGACAAGTTTCCATTGAAGATATAGCAGGAAACCTAGAAACTGTAAATATCTCTTCAGATAAATATTCTGCTCGTTTACATCCTATAGGTGTACGAGATAAACAAAAACCGGTTGTATCAAATGTAAGGGTTTCAAGTAAACCAGCTAATGAATATCATGATGGAGAAACCATTGTATCTCTAAGTTTTAATGTTCATGATAATTTATCAGGAgtctattatatttttgtatatctaAGAGATCCACATGGTGGAAAACACAGAAGTGATATTGATAGAGCATCCTTACCAACAGGTACAGAAAATAAGCAAATAAATCACAAAATCTTGTTACCAAAAGGTTCTATGGGTGGTACATGGATGTTAGAAGAAATCAAAGCAGTTGATTCATGTAAAAATGAAtctagaaatatatatactcaTAGTGTTTACGTTCAAAATGATtaa
- a CDS encoding perforin-like protein 1 encodes MKLRILKKHYYVVFILLYLYDISCFKCIRLNNRSIYKNKYKNNVHIGTNENIRSIEKYSNVLCNSILCKNDKISSFINQRKNVDDDDESENDDMYESTTAGSSSETDNESDEEENDSSDNNNSDEEQIENSNNNNSDEEQNDSSSNDNNDEENEEQDDVMDNDQNDKKIKHSFNLANESKHTKEERVKEEKKLKIYDFINDKEKRLNFNGDQKDEDNEENDDKDENTLENRNIISKHTSVFPGLYFIGIGYNLLFGNPLGEADSLIDPGYRAQIYLMEWALSKEGIANDLSTLQPVNGWIRKENACSRVESITECSSISDYTKSLSAEAKVSGSYWGIASFSASTGYSSFLHEVTKRSKKTFLVKSNCVKYTIGLPPYIPWDKTTAYKNAVNELPAVFTGLDKESECPSDVYEENKTKSNCENVSLWMKFFDIYGTHIIYESQLGGKITKIINVSTSSIEQMKKNGVSVKAKIQAQFGFGSAGGSTDVNSSNSSANDEQSYDMNEQLIVIGGNPIKDVTKEENLFEWSKTVTNHPMPINIKLTPISDSFDSDDLKESYDKAIIYYSRLYGLSPHDTMQKDDKDIIKILTNADTVTKNSAPPINAQCPHGKVVMFGFSLKQNFWDNTNALKGYNIEVCEAGSNSCTSKQGSSNKYDTSYLYMECGDQPLPFSEQVISESTSTYNTVKCPNDYSILLGFGISSSSGRINSAEYVYSTPCIPGMKSCSLNMNNDNQKSYIYVLCVDTTIWSGVNNLSLVALDGAHGKVNRSKKYSDGELVGTCPLDGTVLTGFKVEFHTSSPYVQTPFEKCAKSLKACSVHGSGHAIGIQNFKSLFIYMLCKNNK; translated from the exons ATGAAGTTACGTATTCTAAAAAAACACTATTACGTGGTCTTTATATTGTTGTATTTATATGACATTAGTTGTTTTAAATGTATACGTTTGAATAATCGTAGtatttataagaataaatacaAGAATAATGTCCATATAGGAACTAATGAGAATATAAGAAgtatagaaaaatattcCAATGTTTTATGTAATagtatattatgtaaaaatgataaaattagttcatttataaatcaaagaaaaaatgtagatgatgatgatgaaagtgaaaatgatgatatgtATGAATCTACTACAG cTGGGAGTTCATCTGAAACTGATAACGAAtctgatgaagaagaaaatgatagtagtgacaataataattctgATGAAGAACAAATTGAAaatagtaacaataataattctgatgaagaacaaaatgacagtagtagtaatgataataatgatgaggaAAATGAGGAACAAGATGATGTTATGGATAATGATCAaa atgataaaaaaataaaacattcaTTCAATTTAGCAAACGAAAGCAAACATACAAAAGAAGAAAGAGtgaaggaagaaaaaaaattaaaaatatacgaTTTCataaatgataaagaaaaaagattAAATTTTAATGGAGACCAAAAAGATGaagataatgaagaaaatgatgataaggaTGAAAATACGTTAGAAAATAGAAATATCATAAGTAAACACACATCAGTATTTCCaggtttatattttataggtATAGGTTATAATTTACTTTTTGGTAATCCTTTAGGAGAGGCTGATTCATTAATTGATCCAGGATATCGAGctcaaatttatttaatggaATGGGCTTTAAGTAAAGAAGGAATAGCAAATGACTTATCAACATTGCAACCAGTAAATGGATGgataagaaaagaaaatgctTGTAGTAGAGTTGAAtcg ATCACCGAATGTTCTAGCATTTCAGATTATACTAAAAGTTTATCTGCAGAAGCTAAAGTATCAGGTTCTTATTGGGGTATTGCCTCTTTTTCTGCCTCAACAGGATATAGTAGTTTTCTTCATGAAGTTACCAAAAGGTCTAAGAAGACTTTTTTAGTTAAATCGAATTGTGTAAAATATACTATTGGACTTCCACCTTATATTCCATG GGATAAAACTACGGCTTATAAAAATGCCGTGAATGAACTACCCGCTGTCTTCACAGGGCTAGATAAAGAAAGTGAATGTCCTTCAGATgtttatgaagaaaataaaacaaaaagtaATTGTGAAAATGTTAGTTTATGGATGaaattttttgatatatatggaACACACATTATTTACGAATCACAATTAG GGggaaaaattacaaaaattataaacgTAAGCACTTCATCTATTgaacaaatgaaaaaaaatggagTTAGCGTAAAAGCAAAAATTCAAGCTCAGTTTGGTTTTGGAAGTGCTGGAGGATCTACTGATGTAAACTCTAGTAATTCCTCAGCAAATGATGAACAGAGTTATGATATGAATGAACAATTAATTGTGATTGGAGGAAATCCAATTAAGGATGTtacaaaagaagaaaatttatTTGAATGGTCTAAAACGGTTACTAATCATCCTATgcctataaatataaaattaacacCTATATCAGATAGTTTTGATTCTGATGATTTAAAGGAATCTTATGACAAggctattatatattattcaagaTTATATGGATTATCTCCCCATGATACTATGCAAAAGGATGATAAGGACATAATCAAAATA ttaACGAATGCCGATACAGTAACTAAGAATAGTGCTCCTCCCATCAATGCACAATGTCCACATGGGAAAGTAGTTATGTTTGGTTTTTCCCTTAAACAAAATTTCTGGGATAACACGAATGCATTAAAGGGATATAACATAGAAGTATGTGAAGCAGGTTCTAATAGCTGTACCTCTAAGCAAGGAAGTTCCAATAAATATGATACGTCATATCTTTATATGGAATGTGGAGATCAGCCTTTGCCATTTTCAGAACAAGTGATCAGTGAAAGTACGTCAACATATAATACTGTAAAATGTCCCAATGATTACAGTATCCTTTTAGGGTTTGGTATATCCTCTTCCTCAGGGAGAATCAATTCAGCTGAGTATGTTTATTCTACTCCTTGCATACCAG gAATGAAAAGCTGCTccttaaatatgaataacgATAACCAAAAGAGTTATATATACGTATTATGTGTTGACACTACCATATGGTCAGGAGTAAACAATTTATCACTTGTTGCTTTGGATGGAGCACATGGAAAAGTAAACagatcaaaaaaatatagtgaCGGAGAATTAGTAGGTACCTGTCCTTTAGATGGTACTGTATTGACAGGATTTAAAGTTGAATTTCATACTTCAAGTCCATATGTACAAACACCATTTGAAAAATGTGCTAAAAGTTTAAAAGCCTGTTCTGTTCATGGTTCTGGACATGCTATAGGTATACAAAATTTCAAAtccttatttatttatatgctttgcaaaaataataaatga
- a CDS encoding tRNA N6-adenosine threonylcarbamoyltransferase: MKNVSTHIAIYLFCYIFLIHYLCYTFKIDNIPIKNNKFSDILQRAVKNINKHLNKKNVNYDICKYRKIPKILLQTNNCKKKKKLNYIVGIENTCDDTCICVIDTDLNIIKNVIISHYKVVHSYEGVYPFFISSLNSLFLKHYVNKILDNIDPKHVICYGFSSCPGIAKNMEAAKNYIGEKKKQNENIKISAVNHIFAHILSPLFFNFYNDKHTYTNSAEYKNENIKADEEDDKIYLNISESIKNDKEHKNKIKNVLEVLNKNIITQEKLINLIEDDFFTYGSYVLNRIKKKKKTEENKLDDNKINNTEEKTVNEEKKDIHNETLNIIQTEYMKDGYLCILVSGGSTDVYKVQKDTKNAINVCKISTTMDITIGDVIDKVTRLLELPVGLGGGPFLEKEAQKYLTNLKSASSENLQNDPFQPFPNPFSTNNIIDFSFSGIYNHMSKIIKKLKSEKSFEKEKGRYAYYCQKNIFHHLLKQVNKIMYFSELHFNIKNVFIVGGVGCNNFLYQSLKDMAAKRDNEENQIKEYNRLRKRLRKKMKKINDEKLSVLKISKDSLKSDHDYNSSLSWKIYLKNLLKKRKSKDILSTFKLFNFDDFIKLKQQGSFLLDDTVFKKGPWSIYKTPLNLSRDNAAMIAFNTFLNLHNKTNLYDDTLDIDIKTTVKTKLENNFLLLSDIIIFDVMLQYYDNNKG, from the exons atgaaaaatgtaAGTACTCATATtgctatatatttattctgttatatatttttaattcattatttatgttatacATTTAAAATTGATAATATCCCAATAAAGAATAACAAATTTAGTGATATTCTTCAGAGAgcagtaaaaaatataaataaacatcttaacaagaaaaatgtaaactacgatatatgtaaatatagaaaaattcCCAAGATTCTGTTACAAACAAATAATtgtaagaaaaagaaaaaattgaatTATATAGTTGGAATAGAAAATACATGTGATGATACTTGTATTTGTGTTATTGATACcgatttaaatataattaaaaatgtaatCATATCCCACTATAAAGTTGTGCATAGTTATGAAGGtgtatatcctttttttataagcTCTTTAAATAGTTTGTTCTTAAAACATTATGTCAACAAAATATTAGATAATATAg atCCTAAACATGTTATCTGTTATGGCTTTAGTTCCTGTCCAGGGATAGCCAAAAATATGGAAGCagcaaaaaattatataggagaaaaaaaaaaacaaaatgaaaatatcaaaataaGTGCTGTAAATCATATATTTGCGCACATTCTTTCACcactattttttaatttttataatgataagCATACGTACACAAATAGTgctgaatataaaaatgaaaatataaaagcaGATGAAGAGGATgacaaaatttatttaaacatATCAGAAAgcataaaaaatgataaggagcataaaaacaaaataaaaaatgttctggaagttttaaataaaaatattatcacacaagaaaaattaataaatttgatAGAGGAtgatttttttacatatggATCATATGTACTAaacagaataaaaaaaaaaaaaaaaacagaagaGAATAAAttggatgataataaaataaataatactgAAGAAAAAACGGTGAATGAggaaaaaaaggatatacaTAATGAAACGTTAAATATCATACAAACGGAATATATGAAAGACGGCTATCTTTGTATTTTAGTTTCAGGAGGTAGTACAGATGTGTACAAAGTTCAGAAAGATACAAAAAATGCTATTAATGTGTGTAAAATATCGACAACAATGGATATAACTATTGGTGATGTGATTGATAAGGTTACTAGACTCCTCGAACTTCCTGTTGGTTTAGGTGGAGGACCATTTCTTGAAAAAGAAGCACAAAAATATCTTACAAATTTAAAAAGTGCATCTAGTGAAAATTTGCAAAATGACCCTTTTCAACCTTTTCCTAATCCCTTTTCaactaataatataattgatTTTTC CTTTTCTGGAATATACAATCACATgagtaaaataataaaaaaattgaaaagtGAAAAATCAtttgaaaaggaaaaaggaaGATATGCATATTATTGccagaaaaatatattccatcatttattaaaacaagtgaataaaataatgtatttttCAGAACtccattttaatataaaaaatgtatttatagTTGGGGGAGTTGGctgtaataattttttatatcaaagTTTAAAAGATATGGCTGCAAAAAGGGACAATGAagaaaatcaaataaaagaatataatcgCTTAAGAAAACgattaaggaaaaaaatgaaaaaaattaatgatgaaaaattgTCTGTATTAAAAATTTCAAAAGATAGTCTCAAAAGTGATCACGATTATAATTCTTCCTTGTCATGgaagatatatttaaaaaatcttttaaagaaaaggaaaagtaAAGACATTCTATCAACattcaaattatttaattttgatGACTTTATTAAATTGAAACAACAAGGAAGTTTTTTATTGGATGATactgtttttaaaaaag gTCCTTGGAGTATTTACAAGACCCCTTTAAACCTTAGTAGGGACAATGCTGCAATGATAGCCTTCAAcacttttttaaatttacacAATAAAAc TAATCTTTATGACGACACGTTAGATATCGATATAAAAACAACagtaaaaacaaaattggAGAATAATTTCCTACTTTTAT